The Pseudomonas sp. LFM046 region CCAGGTGACTTGCCCCGCTCTCGCGGGTCAGACCGTCTTGGCGATTCGACTGGCCATGAGAGCCCAGGCGAAGAGCAGGCCGCAGAGGATCACCAGCGGCCAGGCGCGCCATTGCAGATAAGGCGTCAGGCCCTGCATGGGCAGGACCTCTCCGTAGAGCACGCCCTGCTGGAACTGCGGGATGCCCTCGGTGATCTGGCCGTGGGGATCGATCAGCACAGTGACCCCATTGTTGGTGGCACGGATCATCCAGCGCCCGGCTTCCAGGGCGCGCATCTGCGCCATCTGCAGGTGCTGCAGCGGGCCGATGGACGTGCCGAACCAGGTGTCGTTGCTCACCGTCAGCAGGATGTCGCTCTGCGCCGCGAGATCGGCTGCGAACTCGGGATAGACCACCTCGTAGCAGATGTAGGGCGCGATGCGGTACCCCTTGGCCAGCAGCGGCTTCTGGTCAGAGTCGCCACGGGCGAAGTCGGACATGGGCAGGTCGAAGAAGGCAATCAGGCCGCGCAGCAGGTCCTGCAGCGGCACGTACTCGCCGAAGGGCACCAGCTTCTGCTTGAGGTAAGTGCCTTCACCCTGGCCGACCACAGTGATGCCGTTGTAGTAGCGCTTCTCGCCACGCTCATTGAGCTGGCGGATCGGCACGCCGGTGATCAGGGCGGACTGGCGGTCGTTGGCGAACCGGCCCATTACGCCGAGGTACCCGTCGACGAACTCCTTGAGCACCGGCACTGCGGTTTCGGGCCAGACGATCAGGTCCGCCTTCCGGGCGCTGAAGGTCATGTCGCGGTAGAGGGCCAACTGGGCATTGAGCTGTTCCGGGTCCCACTTCATGTTCTGTTCAACGTTGCCCTGCATGGCCGCCACCTTGAGCGGCTCACCGGCGGGCTGCGTCCAGGCGTGACCTTTGAGGGCCAGGCCGACGGCCCAGGGCGCGACCAAGAGGACGACGCCAGCACCGAGGAAGGCGGGGCGGCTGCGCAGCTGCGCCAGGTTCACCAGCAGGGCGGCGGTCAGGGCCAGGGCGAAGGACACCAGCCAGACACCCCCCACCGGTGCCAACCCGGCCAGCGGGCCGTCAAGCTGGCTGTAGCCGGCATAGAGCCAGGGGAAACCGGTGAGGAACCAACCGCGGAAGGCTTCCTGGGCCAGCCAGAGTGCGGCGAAGGCCAGGGTGTCGGCCAGGGCGGCTTCGCTGCGACGGAGCCAGCGGGCCCAGACCAGCGCAGGTAAGGCGAAGAAGAGCGCGACGCCGGCGCTGAAGCCGACGGTGAGGAATGTCGCCAGGGGTACGGAAGCGGCGCCGTAGTCGTGGATGCTCACGTAGATCCAGCCGGTGCCAGCGAGGTAGAGGCCAAAGCCGTAGCACCAGCCGCGCCAGAAGGCTGCCTTGGGCGCGAGGTCCCGCAGGCCCAGGTAGAACAGGGCAAGGGACAGAAGTTCGAGGGGCCAGAAATCGAAGGGGGCGAA contains the following coding sequences:
- the lnt gene encoding apolipoprotein N-acyltransferase; its protein translation is MNWITRPGWPGNLLALAAGALTPLAFAPFDFWPLELLSLALFYLGLRDLAPKAAFWRGWCYGFGLYLAGTGWIYVSIHDYGAASVPLATFLTVGFSAGVALFFALPALVWARWLRRSEAALADTLAFAALWLAQEAFRGWFLTGFPWLYAGYSQLDGPLAGLAPVGGVWLVSFALALTAALLVNLAQLRSRPAFLGAGVVLLVAPWAVGLALKGHAWTQPAGEPLKVAAMQGNVEQNMKWDPEQLNAQLALYRDMTFSARKADLIVWPETAVPVLKEFVDGYLGVMGRFANDRQSALITGVPIRQLNERGEKRYYNGITVVGQGEGTYLKQKLVPFGEYVPLQDLLRGLIAFFDLPMSDFARGDSDQKPLLAKGYRIAPYICYEVVYPEFAADLAAQSDILLTVSNDTWFGTSIGPLQHLQMAQMRALEAGRWMIRATNNGVTVLIDPHGQITEGIPQFQQGVLYGEVLPMQGLTPYLQWRAWPLVILCGLLFAWALMASRIAKTV